The following proteins are co-located in the Agromyces laixinhei genome:
- a CDS encoding discoidin domain-containing protein produces MKKVQIVQNPHLSAEQRGGFWRRILAIATAGVLLGAGIQATVGTTTPAAQAVEACTVEFNTTESAAGFTHPGVSVTAEHLTNARTQIQAGAEPWASYFQAMSTSPAAATTVTSSNASTADHTVAASTAFNSQGFNARFIADGLKAYTQALMYVFTGEQVYRSNAMRIIRIWEQMDPSQYAAFADSHIHTGIPLNRIVTAAEILRYASCDVDEAAWTAEDTTAFSRNLITPVINTFQSDQNHFMNQHLYPLLGAMAGYIFLDDAEGYAKSVEWFTVNSTANDQGFNGSVERIFRLVDRNDATGEPIAEPRVQHIEMGRDQAHGGGDITNTYILARLMMAQGTTVDPTAGTISTAADAVGPYEFLDDRILAAADYFWKYMLGYDIDWTPVGYAISPDGTVRDTYDRPSEAYRGRYNTAGFWDLYYYYTYERGVDLTTAAPYYAEAFSKRLPPDYYYRGAVTRAWDNVDGGGDFWLFTPAAAAGTPVPKPQTSATTLQVEDRYTHISGAVHQETEGDTSFVRLTTGAEPAKIAFLNGSTTNKRIALRVRADEATELRLSFGLNESIIVPATGGQWRQIVIDLTSAETLADLVYIETVGDGGSVDVDSILVDTAALSPVRFKGAAERVVTVAGDAVTATLTTEGGNGAALTYDSRDLPAGAQLDAATGKLQWSPAAAGRQEAVISVTDGITVSAQRLQLIAGEDREAALQLAQQAREAGTVYTRTTDTAYATALDTAESALDADDSAFQAALTALTNAVDALTLVSPKTSLGSLDYPDLLAASTAGTNTSLLVDDNPQTGTVYGQAVNLSHVFNFGPFARVQADRFALRSNIFEDRLANTAVFGSNDGVSWTRLAPGVTTMTQDMQYLDVAEELRSQTFQYIKVQLLQPLPDVLYGTVQNLFEITEFHIFGERSEAIGELTSVTLSAPASLKNRVVAGSTVALDFTASAPIADVKVTIAGKDAPATSSDGGRTWKATAILPSTVTAGAQLPFTIDHTTSTGLKANTVLTTSDGSSVYVSTDQGLLDKTLLAAPVTAAAGTANPTPAAEAAKLFDQNIATHTDTRLSNGRAALVWDLAEGASMSISGVDVLVRQDQYGTSRLSNLRFEGSVDGATWTPLTSNVQADPNWQRLTSVSNEAFRFIRLTNGNIINVAETRVFGTYTAPVTVISSLKLSSSNSLRNYAVGGDTVTLDITTTEAPTKISATIDGAPAAIQTAGSPTTFKATVILAASDRIGSNAVITVDHTTADGRQAVTTRQTTDGSTVRIGSNSGLVANLLKVASSVTLAGSPDPSTVARPQNLFDGSLTTYTDARIVNGSADIIFDLGTTRQIALNSVELAVRQDTLGTTRVKNMRLLGSNDRQQWNTLVTGVQQTLAWQGLAVDPTLAGTGYRYLRVTNGDILNLAELRLHGAVISPIASITPAEATTFRNEAPQLPATVVAVRADGSNTVEQVQWAAVDPSAWATAGTVEVAGTVPGTTVPAVAKVTVTDDGSTAAPTVGTLSHNNGWDTGLLDGDYIITYNMWWGENTRRIILREGDVVIAEKTLSRNTPNVQSASFPISGKANGNYVYTAELINSSGTSTTQPVTVVVRDASPGKPVLSADNWDGDGKFTLTADMWWGTNATSYVFIENGVQIGSGSFTGATPAAQRAQLTVTDRPIGTHTYVVEFRNSAGVTTSSELKVAVTR; encoded by the coding sequence ATGAAGAAGGTGCAGATCGTGCAGAACCCTCATCTCTCCGCGGAGCAGCGCGGAGGATTCTGGCGCAGGATTCTGGCGATCGCCACAGCCGGCGTGCTCCTGGGTGCCGGCATTCAGGCAACTGTCGGTACGACAACTCCCGCGGCGCAGGCTGTGGAGGCCTGCACGGTGGAGTTCAACACCACCGAAAGCGCCGCTGGCTTCACGCACCCCGGAGTGAGCGTCACCGCCGAGCACCTCACCAACGCACGCACCCAAATCCAGGCGGGCGCGGAGCCGTGGGCCAGTTACTTCCAGGCCATGTCGACCTCGCCGGCGGCGGCCACCACCGTGACCTCGTCCAACGCGTCGACCGCCGACCACACCGTCGCGGCGTCCACGGCGTTCAACAGCCAGGGCTTCAACGCACGATTCATCGCGGATGGCCTGAAGGCGTACACCCAGGCGTTGATGTACGTGTTCACCGGTGAGCAGGTCTACCGCTCCAACGCGATGCGCATCATCCGCATCTGGGAGCAGATGGACCCAAGTCAGTACGCTGCGTTTGCAGATTCCCACATCCACACCGGCATCCCGCTCAATCGCATCGTGACGGCCGCGGAAATCCTCCGCTACGCCTCGTGCGACGTCGACGAAGCAGCGTGGACCGCCGAGGACACCACCGCGTTCAGTCGGAACCTCATCACCCCGGTGATCAATACGTTCCAGAGCGACCAGAACCATTTCATGAACCAGCACCTGTATCCGCTGCTGGGCGCCATGGCCGGCTATATCTTCCTCGACGACGCTGAAGGGTATGCGAAGTCGGTGGAGTGGTTCACTGTCAACTCCACCGCCAACGACCAGGGCTTCAACGGCTCGGTGGAACGGATATTCCGCCTGGTGGACCGCAACGACGCCACCGGCGAGCCCATCGCCGAGCCGCGAGTGCAGCACATAGAGATGGGTCGCGACCAGGCCCACGGCGGCGGCGACATCACCAACACCTACATCCTGGCCCGGCTGATGATGGCGCAGGGCACGACCGTCGACCCGACTGCCGGCACGATCTCGACCGCCGCAGACGCCGTCGGCCCCTACGAGTTCCTCGACGACCGGATCCTCGCCGCGGCGGACTACTTCTGGAAGTACATGCTCGGTTACGACATCGACTGGACGCCGGTCGGCTACGCGATCTCGCCCGACGGCACCGTCCGCGATACGTACGACCGCCCCTCGGAGGCGTACCGGGGTCGCTACAACACCGCCGGGTTCTGGGACCTGTACTACTACTACACGTACGAACGCGGCGTCGACCTGACCACCGCAGCGCCCTACTACGCCGAGGCGTTCTCGAAGCGGCTGCCCCCGGACTACTACTATCGCGGCGCGGTGACCCGCGCGTGGGACAACGTCGACGGCGGAGGGGACTTCTGGCTGTTCACCCCGGCCGCGGCCGCGGGAACGCCGGTCCCCAAGCCGCAAACCAGCGCGACGACGCTCCAGGTCGAGGACCGCTACACGCACATCTCCGGCGCCGTACACCAGGAGACGGAGGGAGACACCTCATTCGTCCGGCTGACCACCGGCGCCGAGCCCGCGAAGATCGCGTTCCTCAACGGCTCCACCACCAACAAGCGCATCGCGCTGAGGGTACGTGCCGATGAAGCGACCGAGCTGCGATTGTCGTTCGGCCTGAACGAGAGCATCATTGTCCCGGCCACCGGTGGACAGTGGCGCCAGATCGTCATCGACCTCACCAGTGCGGAGACCCTCGCCGACCTGGTCTACATCGAGACCGTCGGCGACGGCGGATCAGTCGACGTCGACAGCATCCTCGTCGACACCGCTGCGCTCAGCCCGGTGCGGTTCAAGGGCGCCGCGGAACGGGTGGTCACGGTCGCCGGCGACGCGGTGACGGCGACGCTGACCACCGAGGGCGGAAACGGGGCCGCGCTGACCTACGACAGCCGCGACCTTCCCGCCGGTGCGCAACTGGACGCCGCAACCGGCAAGCTGCAGTGGTCGCCCGCGGCAGCGGGGCGGCAGGAGGCGGTGATTTCGGTCACCGACGGCATCACCGTGTCTGCACAGCGCCTGCAGTTGATCGCCGGCGAAGACCGGGAAGCCGCGCTGCAGCTGGCACAGCAGGCTCGTGAGGCCGGCACGGTCTACACGCGCACCACCGACACCGCCTACGCCACCGCTCTGGACACGGCCGAAAGCGCCCTCGATGCGGACGATTCCGCGTTCCAGGCGGCTCTGACCGCGCTGACCAACGCCGTCGACGCGTTGACGCTCGTCTCGCCGAAGACCTCGTTGGGATCGCTGGACTACCCGGACCTGCTGGCAGCCTCCACCGCCGGCACCAACACCTCGTTGCTCGTCGACGACAACCCTCAAACCGGCACCGTCTACGGTCAGGCCGTCAACCTGTCGCACGTGTTCAATTTCGGACCGTTCGCCCGGGTGCAGGCCGACCGGTTCGCGCTGCGCTCGAACATATTCGAGGACCGGCTGGCGAACACAGCCGTGTTCGGGTCCAACGACGGTGTCTCATGGACCCGGCTCGCCCCCGGCGTCACCACCATGACGCAGGACATGCAATACCTCGACGTCGCCGAGGAACTGCGGTCCCAGACGTTCCAGTACATCAAGGTGCAGCTGCTGCAGCCGCTCCCGGACGTGCTCTACGGGACCGTGCAAAACCTCTTCGAGATCACCGAGTTCCACATCTTCGGCGAACGTTCCGAAGCCATCGGCGAGCTGACCAGCGTCACGCTCAGCGCCCCCGCGTCGCTGAAGAACCGCGTAGTCGCCGGGAGCACCGTCGCGTTGGACTTCACCGCCTCGGCCCCCATCGCCGACGTGAAGGTGACCATCGCCGGCAAGGATGCTCCCGCAACCAGCTCGGACGGCGGCCGCACCTGGAAGGCGACGGCGATCCTTCCCTCCACGGTTACCGCCGGCGCGCAGCTGCCGTTCACCATCGACCACACCACCAGCACCGGCCTAAAGGCCAACACCGTGCTGACAACCTCCGACGGCAGCAGCGTCTACGTGTCCACTGATCAGGGTCTGCTGGACAAGACCCTGCTCGCGGCGCCGGTCACCGCGGCCGCTGGCACGGCAAACCCGACTCCGGCGGCTGAGGCGGCCAAGCTGTTCGACCAGAACATCGCCACCCACACCGACACCCGGCTGTCCAACGGGAGAGCTGCTCTAGTCTGGGATCTCGCTGAGGGCGCGTCGATGTCGATCAGCGGTGTGGACGTGCTGGTACGCCAGGACCAGTACGGCACCAGCCGGCTGAGCAACCTCCGATTCGAGGGCTCCGTCGACGGCGCCACCTGGACGCCGCTGACCAGTAACGTACAGGCCGACCCGAACTGGCAGCGACTCACTTCGGTCAGCAACGAGGCGTTCCGGTTCATCCGGCTCACCAACGGCAACATCATCAACGTCGCTGAGACCCGGGTATTCGGCACCTACACCGCTCCGGTGACCGTCATCAGCTCGCTGAAGCTCTCGTCCTCGAACTCACTACGCAACTACGCCGTCGGCGGCGACACCGTCACCCTGGACATCACCACAACGGAGGCGCCGACGAAGATCTCCGCCACCATCGACGGGGCGCCCGCCGCCATCCAGACCGCCGGGTCTCCCACGACCTTCAAGGCCACCGTCATTCTGGCCGCCAGCGACCGGATCGGCTCCAACGCCGTCATCACCGTCGACCACACCACGGCCGACGGCCGACAGGCGGTCACCACTCGCCAGACGACCGACGGCTCCACGGTGCGCATCGGCTCGAACAGCGGCCTGGTGGCAAATCTGCTGAAGGTGGCGTCCAGCGTGACGCTCGCGGGTTCGCCCGACCCGTCTACCGTGGCACGTCCGCAGAACCTGTTCGACGGGTCGCTGACCACGTACACCGACGCCCGCATCGTGAACGGGTCCGCAGACATCATCTTCGACCTGGGCACTACCCGGCAGATCGCGCTGAACAGCGTCGAGTTGGCAGTCCGGCAGGACACTCTCGGGACGACGCGGGTGAAGAACATGCGCCTGCTCGGTTCGAACGACCGGCAGCAGTGGAACACCCTCGTGACGGGTGTGCAGCAGACCCTGGCGTGGCAGGGCCTAGCGGTGGATCCGACCCTCGCGGGCACCGGGTATCGCTACCTGCGCGTGACCAACGGTGACATCCTCAACCTCGCGGAACTGCGGCTGCACGGTGCGGTGATTTCGCCCATCGCATCGATCACACCGGCTGAGGCCACCACATTCCGCAACGAAGCACCTCAGCTTCCTGCGACGGTGGTGGCAGTCCGGGCCGACGGCTCGAACACTGTCGAGCAGGTGCAGTGGGCTGCGGTGGACCCATCGGCGTGGGCAACGGCCGGGACAGTCGAGGTCGCCGGCACCGTGCCAGGCACCACCGTGCCCGCGGTAGCGAAGGTCACCGTCACCGACGACGGCTCAACCGCCGCTCCCACGGTCGGGACGCTCTCGCACAACAACGGATGGGACACCGGCCTGCTCGACGGCGATTACATCATCACCTACAACATGTGGTGGGGTGAGAACACTCGCCGCATCATCCTGCGCGAGGGCGACGTCGTGATCGCCGAGAAAACGCTGAGTCGTAACACGCCGAACGTGCAAAGCGCGTCCTTCCCGATCAGCGGCAAGGCAAACGGCAACTACGTGTACACGGCGGAGCTGATCAACTCGAGCGGCACCAGCACCACCCAGCCAGTCACGGTCGTCGTCCGTGACGCCAGCCCCGGCAAACCGGTACTGAGTGCGGACAACTGGGATGGAGACGGGAAGTTCACTCTCACCGCCGACATGTGGTGGGGGACCAACGCCACCTCGTACGTCTTCATCGAGAACGGTGTGCAGATCGGGTCGGGCAGTTTCACAGGCGCGACGCCCGCCGCGCAGCGTGCGCAACTCACCGTCACCGATCGCCCGATAGGGACGCACACCTACGTCGTGGAGTTCCGAAACTCCGCCGGCGTGACCACCAGCTCGGAGCTCAAAGTAGCGGTCACGCGATGA
- a CDS encoding ROK family protein, producing the protein MVRPDRNGPAESAQTGDLVARAAIERSAKAVGQTLAGVCALLDVGLIVIGGGFSLVSGDYVHLVQQSARSAAVLPAARTVRVVRAALGSDAPLVGAALLTFP; encoded by the coding sequence GTGGTCAGGCCAGACCGGAATGGACCTGCCGAGTCCGCGCAAACGGGGGACCTGGTTGCACGCGCAGCGATCGAACGATCAGCCAAAGCGGTCGGGCAGACTCTGGCTGGCGTGTGCGCGCTACTGGACGTCGGCCTCATCGTCATCGGTGGTGGGTTCTCGCTGGTCTCCGGCGACTATGTCCACCTTGTGCAGCAGTCTGCTCGCAGCGCTGCGGTGCTCCCTGCGGCGCGCACGGTCAGGGTCGTGCGCGCCGCTCTGGGCTCCGACGCCCCCCTTGTGGGAGCAGCGTTGCTGACATTCCCCTGA
- a CDS encoding Gfo/Idh/MocA family protein has product MSETTTTIAHHIDVRPGVREIGIIMNGVSGRMGYRQHLVRSILAIRDQGGIELPDGSKVTVKPMLVGRSEAKLAELAAKHGIEDWTTDLDAALADPRWEIYADFLVTKARATALRKAIAAGKTIYTEKPTAESVEEALELARLAAAAGVKTGVVHDKLYLPGLQKLKRLIDSGFFGRILSVRGEFGYWVFEGDWQPAQRPSWNYRAEDGGGIIVDMFPHWNYVLENLFGEVKSVYAQASVHIADRWDENGEHYTATAEDAAYGIFELEGDVVAQINSSWTVRVNRDELVEFHVDGTRGSAVVGLFGAKIQHRNATPKPVWNPDLADDHDYDVDWAEVPTNDVFENGFRQQWEEFLASYALGTDYAFDLLSGARGVLLAEAGLQSSRDGRKVELPPLSLD; this is encoded by the coding sequence ATGTCAGAGACGACCACGACCATCGCGCATCACATCGACGTCCGCCCGGGGGTGCGCGAGATCGGGATCATCATGAACGGTGTCTCGGGCCGCATGGGCTACCGCCAGCACCTCGTGCGGTCGATCCTCGCGATCCGCGACCAGGGTGGCATCGAGCTGCCCGATGGCTCGAAGGTCACGGTGAAGCCAATGCTGGTGGGTCGCAGCGAGGCGAAGCTCGCCGAGCTCGCGGCGAAGCACGGCATCGAGGACTGGACGACGGATCTTGATGCTGCGCTGGCCGATCCGCGCTGGGAGATCTACGCCGATTTCCTCGTCACCAAGGCGCGGGCGACGGCGCTGCGGAAGGCGATCGCGGCGGGCAAGACGATTTACACCGAGAAGCCCACGGCGGAGTCGGTAGAGGAGGCGCTCGAGCTCGCGCGCCTGGCCGCCGCGGCCGGGGTGAAGACGGGTGTCGTGCACGACAAGCTGTACCTCCCGGGTCTGCAGAAGCTCAAGCGCCTCATCGACTCGGGCTTCTTCGGGCGCATCCTGTCCGTGCGCGGCGAGTTCGGGTACTGGGTGTTCGAGGGCGACTGGCAGCCCGCCCAGCGCCCCAGCTGGAACTACCGCGCCGAAGACGGCGGCGGCATCATCGTCGACATGTTCCCGCACTGGAACTACGTGCTCGAGAACCTTTTCGGCGAGGTCAAGTCGGTCTACGCGCAGGCGTCGGTGCACATCGCCGACCGGTGGGACGAGAACGGCGAGCACTACACCGCCACCGCCGAAGACGCCGCCTACGGCATCTTCGAGCTCGAGGGCGATGTCGTCGCGCAGATCAACTCCTCGTGGACCGTCCGCGTGAACCGCGACGAGCTCGTCGAGTTCCACGTCGACGGCACGCGCGGCTCGGCCGTCGTGGGCCTGTTCGGCGCCAAGATCCAGCACCGCAACGCGACCCCGAAGCCGGTGTGGAACCCCGACCTCGCCGACGACCACGACTACGACGTCGACTGGGCTGAGGTGCCCACCAACGACGTGTTCGAGAACGGCTTCCGCCAGCAGTGGGAGGAGTTCCTCGCCTCGTACGCCCTGGGCACCGACTACGCCTTCGACCTGCTGTCGGGGGCGCGCGGCGTGTTGCTGGCCGAGGCCGGCCTGCAGTCGAGCCGCGATGGCCGCAAGGTCGAGCTGCCCCCGCTGTCGCTGGACTGA